In one window of Porites lutea chromosome 8, jaPorLute2.1, whole genome shotgun sequence DNA:
- the LOC140945539 gene encoding uncharacterized protein — protein sequence MSEMWHVTPYSPVSSETALKESSSFKDSLVTVTAQIPATTLVVTTKTVPDNLEKHQTSTVTPTTTTATTNTVATATTKTTMKAAMKTTTSTTTAAIRTNTTNDTGSLKRTLIADNPFLSRSLMITGRFGITQTLAVTTPSVTIEASGTNSSQPGKETPEDMLQQYFSEMRALNVTMKDSIWDAANTTSELFKHIISNQSEKKGINILTATQELESFAVDYGKIHYKANGSAIISQKYFGG from the exons ATGAGTGAGATGTGGCAtgtcaccccat ATTCTCCTGTATCATCAGAAACTGCATTAAAGGAAAGTTCTTCATTTAAAGATTCGCTAGTAACAGTAACAGCCCAAATACCAGCTACTACATTGGTCGTAACCACAAAGACAGTGCCAGATAATTTAGAAAAGCATCAAACCTCAACTGTAACTCCAACAACTACAACAGCCACAACGAACACAGTGGcgacagcaacaacaaaaacaacaatgaaagcagcaatgaaaacaacaacatcgACAACGACAGCAGCAATAAGAACGAACACAACGAATGACACAGGATCACTAAAAAGAACGCTAATCGCTGATAACCCATTCCTTTCAAGGAGTCTAATGATAACGGGACGCTTTGGTATAACACAAACGTTAGCAGTCACAACCCCATCTGTTACCATAGAAGCTTCTGGAACAAACTCATCTCAACCGGGGAAGGAAACTCCTGAAGACATG TTGCAGCAATACTTTTCAGAAATGAGAGCTCTGAATGTCACAATGAAGGATTCAATATGG GATGCAGCAAACACTACCAGTGAACTTTTCAAACATATAATAagcaaccaatcagaaaagaaGGGCATTAACATATTGACAGCTACTCAAGAACTGGAGTCATTTGCAGTTGACTACGGCAAGATTCATTACAAAGCAAATGGCAGTGCGATCATTTCCCAAAAATATTTTGGTGGGTAA
- the LOC140945538 gene encoding uncharacterized protein, producing the protein MVGELRNPIFDALSFWIDNCDAKNNEIKEGTIPIDLLESWSCYSVPTYQPSSDRCKGNQLNSKCKDVGENGVARITDSASLERVKNIISDSEAYWTRLSWHKNHGYCWFQTDLDCFPQKPSIVNDDNHGNQGWYCFVVKKSSTQLEARKCSEKTLKYICEQGIACGKRHSE; encoded by the exons atggTCGGAGAATTGCGCAATCCAATCTTCGATGCTTTATCTTTTTGGATAGATAACTGCGATGCTAAGAACAACGAAATAAAGGAAG GAACAATTCCTATTGACCTATTAGAGTCTTGGAGCTGTTACTCTGTGCCGACCTACCAGCCAAGTAGTGACAGATGTAAAGGAAACCAGCTGAACAGTAAGTGTAAGGATGTGGGAGAAAACGGGGTGGCACGGATTACTGACTCAGCAAGTCTTGAGAGGGTGAAAAACATCATTTCTGACAGCGAAGCGTACTGGACTAGACTAAG ctggcacaaaaaccaTGGTTACTGCTGGTTTCAGACTGATTTAGATTGTTTCCCTCAAAAACCCAGCATTGTTAACGACGACAATCATGGCAACCAGGGCTGGTACTGCTTTGTGGTTAAAAAGTCTAGCACACAATTGGAAGCAAGAAAGTGTTCGGAGAAGACGTTAAAATACATTTGCGAACAAGGTATTGCATGTGGCAAACGGCATTCGGAATAG